One genomic segment of Equus przewalskii isolate Varuska chromosome 13, EquPr2, whole genome shotgun sequence includes these proteins:
- the FAM114A2 gene encoding protein FAM114A2, with protein sequence MSDEDDIETPVLTEATSILEDGNCEPAKNPESVDQSAKPESKSEPVASTRKRPESKPSSDLETSEVLPVQASQAAGKETVSKDVPQSGWGYWGSWGKSLLSSASATVATVGQGISNVIEKAETSLGIPSPSEISTEVQYATGETHAKENETSSPMTGPFGVFSTISTAVQSTGKSVISGGLDALEFIGKKTMDVIAEGDPGFKRTKGLMNRSSTLSQVLREAKEKEELWTSNEVTMETDKKTHYGLLFDEFQGLSHLEALEMLSRESEIKVKSILNSLSGEELETLKQELEQLKEAFSLAEFCEEEEEEKKGDEDFTKEITELFSQLNVSSKPEKLARARNTAYEWIRTSLSKPLEEKEEGEKRLEAEKTAHINKNSIEDIHAFAIRSLAELTAYSIELFHKTAALVLHGRKQEVTAVERSRTLSQMTVMLCKELSSLSKEFTTCLTTAGVKEKADVLNPLITAVFLEASNSASYIQDAFQLLLPVLEISLIENRTELPEA encoded by the exons ATGTCGGATGAAGATGATATTGAGACTCCAGTGTTAACTGAAGCAACCTCCATCCTTGAAGATGGGAACTGTGAGCCAGCCAAGAATCCTGAGTCTGTTGACCAAAGTGCCAAACCAGAGAGTAAATCAGAACCTGTAGCTTCCACTCGGAAAAGACCAGAGTCCAAACCTTCCAGTGACCTTGAGACTTCGGAAGTTCTCCCTGTTCAGGCATCACAGGCTGCAGGCAAA GAGACAGTTTCTAAAGATGTGCCCCAGAGCGGATGGGGCTATTGGGGCAGCTGGGGCAAGTCCTTACTCTCCTCAGCCTCAGCTACAGTAGCTACAGTAG GACAAGGTATTTCCAATGTCATTGAGAAGGCAGAGACTTCCCTTGGAATCCCTAGTCCCAGTGAAATTTCTACTGAAGTCCAATATGCAACAG GAGAGACACATGCCAAAGAGAATGAAACCTCCTCCCCAATGACTGGGCCCTTTGGTGTATTCTCAACCATCTCTACTGCTGTTCAGAGCACA GGAAAGAGTGTTATCAGTGGAGGTTTGGATGCCTTAGAATTCATTGGGAAAAAGACAATGGATGTAATAGCAGAAGGGGATCCTGGATTTAAAAGAACTAAGGGTCTGATGAACCGGAGTTCTACACTGTCTCAG GTTTTAAGAGAGGcgaaggagaaagaagagctaTGGACCTCCAATGAGGTTACCATGGAAACGGACAAGAAAACTCATTATGGGCTACTCTTTGATGAATTTCAAGGCCTTTCACATCTAGAAGCTCTGGAGATGCTTTCCcgagaaagtgaaataaag GTGAAATCTATCCTTAATTCTCTAAGTGGAGAAGAATTAGAAACTCTAAAACAAGAATTGGAGCAACTCAAAGAAGCATTTTCCCTAGCAGAATTctgtgaggaagaggaagaagagaaaaaag GGGATGAAGACTTTACCAAAGAGATAACAGAGTTATTTTCCCAGCTGAATGTCTCCTCCAAACCAGAGAAACTTGCCAGG GCAAGAAATACAGCCTACGAGTGGATCAGGACATCTCTGTCCAAGCCattagaagagaaggaagaaggagaaaaacggTTGGAAGCAGAAAAAACTGCGCATAtcaataaaaattcaatagag GATATCCATGCATTTGCAATCCGGAGCCTAGCAGAACTAACTGCCTACTCAATTGAACTGTTTCACAAAACAGCAGCTCTGGTTCTGCACGGCAGGAAGCAGGAAGTGACAGCTGTAGAAAGGAGCAGAACCCTTTCCCA GATGACAGTTATGTTGTGTAAAGAGCTGTCCTCTCTGTCTAAAGAGTTCACCACCTGTCTAACAACTGCCGGG GTCAAAGAAAAGGCAGATGTCCTTAATCCATTAATCACTGCAGTGTTTCTAGAG GCATCAAACAGTGCTTCCTATATCCAGGATGCCTTTCAGCTACTCTTACCTGTGCTGGAGATTTCTCTCATTGAGAACAGGACTGAATTACCAGAGGCATGA